In a single window of the Fusarium falciforme chromosome 3, complete sequence genome:
- a CDS encoding Protein YOP1 → MFDLFPMILSSVASFLFPIFASYKALKTHDPAELTPWLMYWVVLSCCLLAESWVWFIVSWIPLYGYFRLLFLLYLILPQTQGARRIYEDKIHPWLEENETQIDDFIASAHERLTAAGIAYLKLAIEQFKTKVLGLPPSEQASPPPEPAQSYTQSLLSRFSVPAARWTGDANNSTGTDFYSLLSSAVAAATNAGASAAGTRTAGGNVTNTGTLIPPHLRDSNERMTFISAQRDRLNILLTALDREAQDLRNETQRAQTRAAHRRAPSMSYDGTEDDEPTQRPPSGLSGWSGMSKSRSETDFERIDAESGTEDDGTVRRRNMGAGTRNTSGTWVPWGWGGDASPGGGARSSGMER, encoded by the exons ATGTTTGACCTCTTCCCTATGATCTTGTC CTCTGTCGCCTCGTTTCTCTTCCCCATTTTTGCCTCTTACAAGGCACTCAAGACCCATGATCCCGCCGAGCTGACACCATGGCTCATGTACTGGGTCGTGCTCAGCTGTTGTCTCCTCGCTGAATCCTGGGTCTGGTTCATTGTGTCATG GATCCCCCTCTACGGCTACTtccgcctcctcttcctcctctaccTCATCCTCCCCCAGACCCAGGGCGCCCGGCGCATATACGAGGACAAGATCCACCCGTGGCTCGAGGAGAACGAGACCCAGATTGACGACTTTATCGCGAGCGCCCACGAACGCTTGACCGCCGCCGGCATCGCCTACCTCAAGCTCGCCATCGAGCAGTTCAAGACAAAGGTCCTCGGCCTCCCGCCCTCGGAGCAGGCCTCGCCTCCTCCAGAGCCTGCCCAGAGCTACACCCAGTCGCTGCTCTCGCGGTTTAGCGTCCCCGCAGCGAGATGGACTGGCGATGCCAACAACAGCACCGGCACCGACTTTTACAGTCTGCTTTCCAGTGCTGTCGCGGCCGCTACCAACGCGGGTGCAAGTGCGGCTGGCACGAGGACTGCCGGCGGCAATGTTACCAACACAGGCACCCTGATCCCACCTCACCTCCGAGACTCCAATGAGAGGATGACCTTTATTTCTGCTCAGCGCGACCGTCTAAACATTCTCCTTACTGCGCTAGACCGTGAGGCTCAGGATCTGCGCAACGAGACCCAGCGGGCGCAAACACGCGCAGCCCACCGCCGCGCACCATCCATGTCCTACGACGGAACCGAAGACGACGAGCCGACCCAGCGACCTCCCAGCGGTCTCAGCGGATGGAGCGGCATGAGCAAGAGCCGCAGCGAGACCGACTTTGAGAGGATTGACGCCGAGAGCGGTACCGAGGACGACGGCACGGTGCGCCGACGAAATATGGGAGCCGGTACTAGAAACACATCTGGCACATGGGTTCCGTGGGGATGGGGTGGTGACGCTTCTCCCGGGGGCGGAGCGAGGTCCTCCGGAATGGAAAGATAG